Proteins from a single region of Punica granatum isolate Tunisia-2019 chromosome 8, ASM765513v2, whole genome shotgun sequence:
- the LOC116187925 gene encoding ubiquitin carboxyl-terminal hydrolase MINDY-3 isoform X1 yields MVDQEEEDLQMALRMSMQHSPPEPKRSRPRDEAGASAPSPEESRRMQRELMAAAAEKRMLALQSATGAAAPPPPASALAAPPAAASSAPQAPKDDKSTGFVKTEKGMERELSSEEAYELFSMVFGHDVSKGILAQWSNQGIRFSLDPETSMGLVQHEGGPCGVLAAVQAFVLKYLIFFPDELNKAVPGMMQIFGPRGSSKRQFQGSDNFSSLSEEIKIRALIRSMGEILFTCGSGKRVIIVTLNVLGHDIDEVDGMDDETVARALEGLSIESASDLQKILRVETYNAQAAVYQRLQATLPIFRSRMGAILFLISALLSRGLDAVQADRDDPTLPLVTAPFGHASQEIVNLLLCGEAVANVFDGRMDLGGGMFLKGVSSNVEVGFLTLLESLNFCKVGQNLKCPRWPIWVVGSESHYTVLFALNTSVQEENELEERESQIRRAFDAQDQSGGGGFISVEGFHQVLRVANIRLPQERVDNLCGSGFIVWSEFWQVILDLDRSLGGLKDSSGLMGKKVFDLYHFNGIAKSDLNGQLAAGGSETPPVQRPRLTKLKVSVPPRWTPEEFMADMSSTSSSVGNEQDSKDTDMTKPEPPQHAPVVDCVRTRWPRAVCNWVGDPPSIV; encoded by the exons ATGGTGGATCAGGAAGAGGAGGATCTCCAGATGGCGCTGCGTATGAGCATGCAGCACTCTCCACCAGAGCCCAAGCGAAGTAGGCCGAGGGACGAAGCGGGAGCTTCGGCGCCCTCGCCAGAGGAGAGCCGCCGGATGCAGCGGGAACTCAtggctgctgctgctgagAAGCGGATGCTGGCCTTACAGAGTGCTACTGGTGCAGCCGCTCCCCCTCCCCCTGCTTCTGCCCTTGCTGCTCCACCAGCTGCAGCTTCATCTGCTCCACAGGCTCCTAAGGATGACAAAAGTACAGGGTTTGTGAAGACAGAGAAGGGAATGGAGAGGGAATTATCAAGCGAGGAAGCATATGAGTTATTCTCAATGGTTTTTGGGCATGATGTTTCAAAGGGCATCCTTGCTCAATGGAGTAATCAGGGTATCag GTTTAGCCTTGATCCAGAAACATCCATGGGTCTAGTGCAGCATGAAGGCGGGCCCTGTGGCGTCTTGGCAGCTGTGCAA GCATTTGTTCTCAAATACCTTATTTTTTTCCCAGATGAACTTAATAAAGCTGTGCCAGGCATGATGCAGATTTTTGGTCCAAGGGGATCTTCTAAAAGACAGTTTCAGGGTTCAGATaatttttcctctctctccgaggaaataaaaataag GGCGTTGATCAGAAGTATGGGTGAGATATTATTTACTTGTGGAAGTGGAAAAAGAGTTATCATTGTAACTTTAAATGTCTTGGGCCACGATATTGATgaggttgacggcatggatgATGAG ACAGTTGCAAGAGCTCTTGAAGGTCTCTCAATAGAGTCGGCTTCTGATTTACAGAAAATTTTAAGAGTTGAGACCTATAATGCACAAGCAGCTGTTTACCAAAGGCTCCAAGCAACACTTCCTATATTTCGAAGTCGTATGGGGGcgattctttttcttatttctgCACTGCTCTCTCGAGGACTG GATGCAGTACAAGCCGACAGAGATGATCCGACCTTGCCTCTAGTTACCGCTCCATTTGGGCATGCTTCTCAG GAAATTGTAAATTTGTTGCTTTGTGGGGAGGCTGTGGCCAATGTTTTTGATGGAAGGATGGATCTTGGGGGCGGCATGTTCTTAAAAGGCGTATCTTCTAACGTAGAAGTCGGATTTTTGACACTCTTAGAGTCACTTAATTTCTGTAAGGTTGGGCAGAATCTAAAGTGCCCAAGATGGCCGATttgggttgttgggagtgagTCTCACTATACCGTCTTGTTTGCCCTCAATACGAGCGTCCAAGAGGAGAACGAACTTGAGGAGAGGGAATCACAGATCCGAAGAGCCTTCGATGCCCAAGATCAGAGTGGAGGTGGGGGCTTTATTAGCGTGGAAGGTTTCCACCAAGTTCTGAGGGTCGCTAATATAAGGCTTCCTCAAGAAAGAGTTGATAATCTCTGCGGCAGCGGGTTTATTGTGTGGAGTGAGTTTTGGCAGGTCATTCTCGATCTAGACAGAAGCTTGGGAGGGTTGAAGGACTCATCGGGGCTGATGGGCAAGAAGGTTTTTGACCTTTACCATTTTAATGGAATAGCAAAGTCAGACTTAAATGGGCAGTTGGCTGCAGGAGGAAGTGAGACTCCCCCTGTACAGAGGCCGAGGCTCACAAAACTGAAGGTCTCAGTTCCACCACGCTGGACCCCGGAGGAGTTCATGGCTGACATGTCAAGCACTTCAAGTTCGGTCGGGAACGAACAGGATTCTAAGGACACAGACATGACCAAACCCGAACCACCTCAGCATGCACCTGTGGTGGACTGTGTAAGGACAAGATGGCCTCGAGCTGTCTGTAACTGGGTGGGGGATCCTCCTAGCATCGTCTGA
- the LOC116187994 gene encoding uncharacterized protein LOC116187994 has product MEGNMPQGGMIPGGPSYGGLDLQRSMQIHHQGPPPHALHHSHSRQTPYEGFPLTMGTLQSCDQTISVGDFGKGDRCKNSASDEDDRSLTEDGAGNPNDANIAKKGSPWQRVKWTDKMVTLLITAVSYIGEDLASDCGSGGRRKFAVLQKKGKWKSVSKVLAERGYLVSPQQCEDKFNDLNKRYKKLNDMLGRGTSCQVVENPALLDVIDFLTEKEKDDVRKILSSKHLFYEEMCSYHNGNRLHLPHDPELQRSLQQALRSRDDHESNDSRRNHHDDLDEDEPDLDNDDHDDYEENYPMYGHPTRAHGHGPAKRMKQGLAHEDVTHGASLNNPHECNKGSHSLMQPDMNQGISDCARATWLQKPRMESRSIQLEEQKLQIQVEMLELEKQRFKWERFCRKKDRELEKMRVENEKMKLENERLALELKRKEMGMDYD; this is encoded by the coding sequence ATGGAAGGGAATATGCCGCAGGGAGGTATGATTCCGGGTGGCCCATCCTATGGGGGGCTCGATTTGCAGAGGTCGATGCAAATCCACCATCAAGGGCCGCCTCCGCACGCCCTGCACCACTCTCATTCTCGACAGACTCCGTACGAGGGCTTCCCTCTCACGATGGGCACCCTGCAAAGCTGTGACCAGACGATTTCCGTGGGGGATTTCGGTAAGGGGGATCGGTGCAAGAACTCTGCGAGCGATGAAGACGATCGAAGCCTAACGGAAGATGGAGCGGGTAACCCCAACGATGCGAACATAGCAAAGAAAGGGTCTCCGTGGCAGAGGGTGAAGTGGACTGATAAGATGGTGACTCTCTTGATCACTGCCGTTTCTTATATAGGTGAGGACTTAGCTTCGGATTGTGGTAGCGGGGGAAGAAGAAAGTTTGCGGTTTTGCAGAAGAAGGGTAAGTGGAAATCGGTCTCAAAAGTGCTAGCAGAGAGAGGCTATCTTGTTTCACCTCAACAGTGTGAAGATAAGTTCAATGATCTCAATAAGAGGTACAAGAAGCTTAATGATATGCTGGGTCGTGGAACTTCATGTCAGGTTGTGGAGAACCCTGCTCTATTAGATGTGATTGATTTTCTTacggagaaggagaaggatgATGTTAGGAAGATCTTGAGCTCGAAGCATCTGTTCTATGAAGAGATGTGCTCTTACCACAATGGGAATCGTCTACATCTTCCTCACGACCCAGAGCTTCAGCGGTCCCTGCAGCAGGCTTTGAGGAGCAGAGACGATCATGAGAGTAATGATTCGAGGAGAAACCACCATGATGACTTAGATGAGGACGAGCCGGATTTGGACAATGATGATCATGATGATTACGAGGAGAACTACCCGATGTATGGTCACCCCACAAGGGCCCATGGCCATGGTCCAGCAAAGAGGATGAAGCAGGGCCTTGCCCATGAAGATGTAACTCATGGTGCCTCTCTTAACAATCCCCATGAGTGCAACAAGGGGTCACATTCCCTCATGCAGCCTGATATGAATCAGGGGATCTCAGATTGTGCAAGGGCAACCTGGTTACAGAAGCCAAGGATGGAATCTAGGTCGATTCAGTTGGAAGAGCAGAAGCTACAGATTCAGGTGGAGATGTTGGAGCTGGAGAAGCAGAGATTCAAGTGGGAGAGATTCTGCAGAAAAAAGGATCGCGAGCTGGAGAAGATGAGGGTGGAGAACGAGAAGATGAAGCTCGAAAATGAGCGGTTGGCATTGGAGTTGAAGAGGAAGGAGATGGGCATGGACTACGACTAG
- the LOC116187925 gene encoding ubiquitin carboxyl-terminal hydrolase MINDY-3 isoform X2: MVDQEEEDLQMALRMSMQHSPPEPKRSRPRDEAGASAPSPEESRRMQRELMAAAAEKRMLALQSATGAAAPPPPASALAAPPAAASSAPQAPKDDKSTGFVKTEKGMERELSSEEAYELFSMVFGHDVSKGILAQWSNQGIRFSLDPETSMGLVQHEGGPCGVLAAVQAFVLKYLIFFPDELNKAVPGMMQIFGPRGSSKRQFQGSDNFSSLSEEIKIRALIRSMGEILFTCGSGKRVIIVTLNVLGHDIDEVDGMDDEKILRVETYNAQAAVYQRLQATLPIFRSRMGAILFLISALLSRGLDAVQADRDDPTLPLVTAPFGHASQEIVNLLLCGEAVANVFDGRMDLGGGMFLKGVSSNVEVGFLTLLESLNFCKVGQNLKCPRWPIWVVGSESHYTVLFALNTSVQEENELEERESQIRRAFDAQDQSGGGGFISVEGFHQVLRVANIRLPQERVDNLCGSGFIVWSEFWQVILDLDRSLGGLKDSSGLMGKKVFDLYHFNGIAKSDLNGQLAAGGSETPPVQRPRLTKLKVSVPPRWTPEEFMADMSSTSSSVGNEQDSKDTDMTKPEPPQHAPVVDCVRTRWPRAVCNWVGDPPSIV; the protein is encoded by the exons ATGGTGGATCAGGAAGAGGAGGATCTCCAGATGGCGCTGCGTATGAGCATGCAGCACTCTCCACCAGAGCCCAAGCGAAGTAGGCCGAGGGACGAAGCGGGAGCTTCGGCGCCCTCGCCAGAGGAGAGCCGCCGGATGCAGCGGGAACTCAtggctgctgctgctgagAAGCGGATGCTGGCCTTACAGAGTGCTACTGGTGCAGCCGCTCCCCCTCCCCCTGCTTCTGCCCTTGCTGCTCCACCAGCTGCAGCTTCATCTGCTCCACAGGCTCCTAAGGATGACAAAAGTACAGGGTTTGTGAAGACAGAGAAGGGAATGGAGAGGGAATTATCAAGCGAGGAAGCATATGAGTTATTCTCAATGGTTTTTGGGCATGATGTTTCAAAGGGCATCCTTGCTCAATGGAGTAATCAGGGTATCag GTTTAGCCTTGATCCAGAAACATCCATGGGTCTAGTGCAGCATGAAGGCGGGCCCTGTGGCGTCTTGGCAGCTGTGCAA GCATTTGTTCTCAAATACCTTATTTTTTTCCCAGATGAACTTAATAAAGCTGTGCCAGGCATGATGCAGATTTTTGGTCCAAGGGGATCTTCTAAAAGACAGTTTCAGGGTTCAGATaatttttcctctctctccgaggaaataaaaataag GGCGTTGATCAGAAGTATGGGTGAGATATTATTTACTTGTGGAAGTGGAAAAAGAGTTATCATTGTAACTTTAAATGTCTTGGGCCACGATATTGATgaggttgacggcatggatgATGAG AAAATTTTAAGAGTTGAGACCTATAATGCACAAGCAGCTGTTTACCAAAGGCTCCAAGCAACACTTCCTATATTTCGAAGTCGTATGGGGGcgattctttttcttatttctgCACTGCTCTCTCGAGGACTG GATGCAGTACAAGCCGACAGAGATGATCCGACCTTGCCTCTAGTTACCGCTCCATTTGGGCATGCTTCTCAG GAAATTGTAAATTTGTTGCTTTGTGGGGAGGCTGTGGCCAATGTTTTTGATGGAAGGATGGATCTTGGGGGCGGCATGTTCTTAAAAGGCGTATCTTCTAACGTAGAAGTCGGATTTTTGACACTCTTAGAGTCACTTAATTTCTGTAAGGTTGGGCAGAATCTAAAGTGCCCAAGATGGCCGATttgggttgttgggagtgagTCTCACTATACCGTCTTGTTTGCCCTCAATACGAGCGTCCAAGAGGAGAACGAACTTGAGGAGAGGGAATCACAGATCCGAAGAGCCTTCGATGCCCAAGATCAGAGTGGAGGTGGGGGCTTTATTAGCGTGGAAGGTTTCCACCAAGTTCTGAGGGTCGCTAATATAAGGCTTCCTCAAGAAAGAGTTGATAATCTCTGCGGCAGCGGGTTTATTGTGTGGAGTGAGTTTTGGCAGGTCATTCTCGATCTAGACAGAAGCTTGGGAGGGTTGAAGGACTCATCGGGGCTGATGGGCAAGAAGGTTTTTGACCTTTACCATTTTAATGGAATAGCAAAGTCAGACTTAAATGGGCAGTTGGCTGCAGGAGGAAGTGAGACTCCCCCTGTACAGAGGCCGAGGCTCACAAAACTGAAGGTCTCAGTTCCACCACGCTGGACCCCGGAGGAGTTCATGGCTGACATGTCAAGCACTTCAAGTTCGGTCGGGAACGAACAGGATTCTAAGGACACAGACATGACCAAACCCGAACCACCTCAGCATGCACCTGTGGTGGACTGTGTAAGGACAAGATGGCCTCGAGCTGTCTGTAACTGGGTGGGGGATCCTCCTAGCATCGTCTGA